The Pygocentrus nattereri isolate fPygNat1 chromosome 4, fPygNat1.pri, whole genome shotgun sequence genome includes a window with the following:
- the opn7a gene encoding opsin 7, group member a isoform X2, translating into MLKLQKAETQRGGSTHTHIQQPGLQFSFRLRRQHFNYPARRRSSTWLYGRTVCIVYAFCGVLFGICSLTTLTILSTVCCLKVCYPIYGNRFGHEHGRVLIVCAWAYALLFACSPLAHWGQYGPEPYGTACCIDWISSNRDPIDRSYTAVLFFCCYLLPCIVIILSYTHILLTVRESRRAVEQHISQTRMGNIQTIIVKLSVAVCIGFFTAWSPYAFVSIWAAFGNIEVIPPLAFAVPAMLSKSSTIYNPLIYLLLKPNFRHLLCKEMLSLRQVCVRSCVAVCVPEDSCHPTLALGLRTLRPQGHLAPMGLGHCTCERCNDPFEQFRNYPRRCPINVNTVQFSVQDCGVPEAQLELDPEAAEAEIRLESSKRCSAEAKKAVQVLVRGKKISEIDSLEITLETMPAPDKVAKAYKS; encoded by the exons ATGCTCAAGCTTCAAAaagcagagacacagagaggcggaagcacccacacacacattcagcaaCCTGGGCTGCAGTTTAGCTTTCGTCTGAGACGTCAGCACTTTAACTACCCAGCAAGGAGACGGAGCAGCAC gtgGCTTTATGGGCGGAcggtgtgtatagtgtatgccTTCTGCGGCGTACTCTTTGGAATTTGCTCTCTCACCACTTTGACGATTCTCAGTACTGTCTGCTGCCTCAAAGTGTGCTATCCTATCTACG GTAACAGGTTCGGTCATGAGCATGGCCGTGTGCTTATAGTGTGCGCGTGGGCGTATGCGCTGCTGTTCGCCTGTTCACCTCTGGCCCACTGGGGACAGTACGGGCCAGAGCCCTATGGGACAGCCTGCTGTATCGACTGGATCTCATCCAACAGAGACCCCATTGACCGGTCCTACACAGCTGTACTCTTCTTCTGTTGCTAcctactaccctgtattgtcaTAATCCTCTCCTACACACATATCCTGCTCACAGTGCGGGAGTCCCGTCGAGCTGTGGAGCAGCACATTTCCCAGACGCGCATGGGCAACATTCAGACCATCATAGTGAAG ctcagCGTGGCAGTGTGTATAGGCTTCTTCACAGCATGGAGCCCATACGCTTTCGTCTCCATATGGGCTGCGTTTGGGAACATAGAGGTCATCCCACCACTGGCCTTTGCTGTTCCTGCTATGTTATCCAAATCTTCCACCATCTACAACCCCCTCATCTACCTTCTGCTCAAGCCCAACTTTCGCCACCTCCTCTGCAAGGAAATGCTCTCACTGCGGCAGGTATGCGTACGCAGCTGTGTGGCCGTGTGTGTGCCCGAGGACAGCTGCCACCCCACACTGGCCCTGGGGCTGCGCACACTGAGACCACAGGGCCACTTAGCACCCATGGGGCTGGGCCATTGCACCTGTGAGAGGTGCAATGACCCCTTTGAGCAGTTCAGGAACTACCCACGCCGCTGCCCTATCAACGTGAATACAGTGCAGTTCTCTGTACAGGACTGTGGAGTGCCTGAGGCACAACTAGAGCTGGATCcagaagcagcagaagcagaaatCAGGCTGGAGAGCTCCAAAAGGTGTTCAGCAGAGGCCAAGAAGGCAGTGCAAGTGCTTGTTAGAGGCAAGAAAATCTCAGAGATAGACAGCCTGGAGATCACCTTGGAAACAATGCCTGCTCCTGATAAAGTAGCGAAAGCTTATAAGTCCTGA
- the opn7a gene encoding opsin 7, group member a isoform X1: MRVPVDNSTFHSNIPFAADIALGVIYSIFGVCSLCGNTMLLYVSHRRKHLLKPAEFFIVNLAVSDLGMTLSLYPLAVTSSFQHRWLYGRTVCIVYAFCGVLFGICSLTTLTILSTVCCLKVCYPIYGNRFGHEHGRVLIVCAWAYALLFACSPLAHWGQYGPEPYGTACCIDWISSNRDPIDRSYTAVLFFCCYLLPCIVIILSYTHILLTVRESRRAVEQHISQTRMGNIQTIIVKLSVAVCIGFFTAWSPYAFVSIWAAFGNIEVIPPLAFAVPAMLSKSSTIYNPLIYLLLKPNFRHLLCKEMLSLRQVCVRSCVAVCVPEDSCHPTLALGLRTLRPQGHLAPMGLGHCTCERCNDPFEQFRNYPRRCPINVNTVQFSVQDCGVPEAQLELDPEAAEAEIRLESSKRCSAEAKKAVQVLVRGKKISEIDSLEITLETMPAPDKVAKAYKS, encoded by the exons atgcGAGTGCCAGTAGACAACAGCACCTTCCACTCCAACATCCCCTTCGCTGCTGACATCGCATTAGGAGTGATTTACTCCATATTTG gtgtgtGTTCTCTATGTGGGAACACCATGCTGCTCTATGTGTCCCATAGGAGGAAGCATCTGCTGAAGCCAGCTGAGTTCTTTATAGTTAACTTGGCTGTCAGTGACCTGGGCATGACTCTCAGCCTTTACCCCCTTGCTGTGACCTCGAGCTTCCAGCAcag gtgGCTTTATGGGCGGAcggtgtgtatagtgtatgccTTCTGCGGCGTACTCTTTGGAATTTGCTCTCTCACCACTTTGACGATTCTCAGTACTGTCTGCTGCCTCAAAGTGTGCTATCCTATCTACG GTAACAGGTTCGGTCATGAGCATGGCCGTGTGCTTATAGTGTGCGCGTGGGCGTATGCGCTGCTGTTCGCCTGTTCACCTCTGGCCCACTGGGGACAGTACGGGCCAGAGCCCTATGGGACAGCCTGCTGTATCGACTGGATCTCATCCAACAGAGACCCCATTGACCGGTCCTACACAGCTGTACTCTTCTTCTGTTGCTAcctactaccctgtattgtcaTAATCCTCTCCTACACACATATCCTGCTCACAGTGCGGGAGTCCCGTCGAGCTGTGGAGCAGCACATTTCCCAGACGCGCATGGGCAACATTCAGACCATCATAGTGAAG ctcagCGTGGCAGTGTGTATAGGCTTCTTCACAGCATGGAGCCCATACGCTTTCGTCTCCATATGGGCTGCGTTTGGGAACATAGAGGTCATCCCACCACTGGCCTTTGCTGTTCCTGCTATGTTATCCAAATCTTCCACCATCTACAACCCCCTCATCTACCTTCTGCTCAAGCCCAACTTTCGCCACCTCCTCTGCAAGGAAATGCTCTCACTGCGGCAGGTATGCGTACGCAGCTGTGTGGCCGTGTGTGTGCCCGAGGACAGCTGCCACCCCACACTGGCCCTGGGGCTGCGCACACTGAGACCACAGGGCCACTTAGCACCCATGGGGCTGGGCCATTGCACCTGTGAGAGGTGCAATGACCCCTTTGAGCAGTTCAGGAACTACCCACGCCGCTGCCCTATCAACGTGAATACAGTGCAGTTCTCTGTACAGGACTGTGGAGTGCCTGAGGCACAACTAGAGCTGGATCcagaagcagcagaagcagaaatCAGGCTGGAGAGCTCCAAAAGGTGTTCAGCAGAGGCCAAGAAGGCAGTGCAAGTGCTTGTTAGAGGCAAGAAAATCTCAGAGATAGACAGCCTGGAGATCACCTTGGAAACAATGCCTGCTCCTGATAAAGTAGCGAAAGCTTATAAGTCCTGA